Proteins from a genomic interval of Mesobacillus sp. S13:
- a CDS encoding DinB family protein, producing the protein MFLYNWQVREDWFNWCKSLSLEELQAERIGGMGSILKNLIHVIDCELLWINYMLEEPHDYPEKNSISNLDEVIRYSIFTKTITETFLRNLPNDYENKKIHRDGKGGTSFTFTYGKIIRHLITHEVHHIGQLSIWSRELELKPISSDLIVRQYA; encoded by the coding sequence ATGTTTTTATATAATTGGCAGGTAAGAGAGGACTGGTTTAATTGGTGTAAGTCTCTTTCCTTAGAAGAGTTACAGGCTGAAAGAATTGGCGGTATGGGAAGTATCTTAAAAAACCTTATTCATGTTATCGACTGTGAACTTTTATGGATTAATTACATGCTTGAAGAACCTCATGACTATCCTGAAAAGAACTCCATTTCTAATTTGGACGAGGTTATAAGGTACTCTATATTTACAAAAACAATAACAGAAACATTCCTTCGTAATTTGCCTAATGACTATGAAAACAAAAAAATACATAGAGATGGTAAGGGTGGTACATCTTTCACTTTTACTTATGGCAAGATAATCCGTCACCTCATCACTCATGAAGTTCATCACATTGGACAATTATCAATTTGGTCACGGGAATTGGAACTTAAACCGATTTCTTCTGATCTAATTGTTAGGCAGTACGCATAA
- a CDS encoding ribonuclease H-like YkuK family protein, translated as MKLQKGFQNLSKRNMDFEEVFQHIMSFIKVQPNGNHRLIIGTDSQVHSSFTRFITGVVIQREGKGVWACYRSIDIARRIETIQEKVSLETNFTQEVACMFTPQKQKQLIDLVLPYVEKGGSFKMVGHLDLGRGTKNKTRVYVNEMIKRIESVGLEAQIKPDSFVASSYANKYTK; from the coding sequence ATGAAACTTCAAAAGGGTTTTCAGAATTTGTCAAAGCGGAATATGGATTTTGAAGAGGTCTTTCAGCATATCATGTCGTTCATCAAAGTGCAGCCAAATGGCAATCACAGATTGATCATCGGCACGGACTCTCAAGTTCATAGTTCATTCACGCGTTTCATCACAGGAGTAGTCATACAACGGGAAGGCAAGGGTGTATGGGCATGTTACCGATCCATTGATATAGCAAGGAGAATTGAAACAATACAGGAGAAGGTTTCATTGGAAACAAACTTCACGCAGGAAGTTGCTTGCATGTTCACTCCGCAAAAACAAAAACAATTGATCGATCTAGTGCTTCCCTATGTTGAAAAAGGTGGCAGTTTTAAGATGGTAGGGCATTTGGATCTCGGCAGGGGAACGAAAAACAAAACCAGAGTATATGTTAATGAAATGATAAAGCGAATCGAATCAGTCGGTCTCGAAGCACAAATAAAGCCTGATTCATTTGTGGCCTCCAGTTATGCGAACAAGTATACAAAATAG
- a CDS encoding putative holin-like toxin, whose amino-acid sequence MPLKVTSEAMNMMISFATLVIAAVALGISANKKK is encoded by the coding sequence ATGCCGCTGAAGGTTACGTCTGAAGCAATGAACATGATGATTAGTTTTGCAACTCTAGTCATTGCCGCAGTCGCATTAGGTATTTCTGCAAACAAAAAGAAATGA
- a CDS encoding NAD(P)-dependent oxidoreductase, with product MNILLLGATGRVGSHIVTYALHECHHVTALIRSPEKIQINHKNLTIIQGNVLNRDDIMRAINGMDVVISALNTDGTTTLSESMPLIIEAMENEGIKRIITIGTAGILQSKTTPNVLRYQSSESKQKSTRAAKEHHKVYDMLKQSTLEWTIVCPTYLPDGEKVGSYRIARDILPDGGAKISVPDTAEFTYKQVEARDYIRSRVGIAY from the coding sequence TTGAATATTTTACTTCTAGGAGCCACTGGACGAGTTGGAAGTCACATAGTTACTTATGCCCTTCATGAATGTCATCATGTTACTGCATTAATACGCTCTCCAGAAAAGATTCAAATAAATCATAAAAACTTAACCATCATTCAAGGAAATGTTTTAAATAGAGATGATATAATGCGTGCAATAAATGGGATGGATGTTGTGATTAGTGCACTAAATACTGATGGCACGACCACTCTTTCAGAAAGTATGCCGCTTATTATTGAAGCAATGGAAAACGAAGGTATAAAACGAATTATTACTATAGGAACTGCGGGTATTCTCCAAAGTAAAACCACTCCAAATGTTCTGCGATATCAGTCAAGTGAATCCAAACAGAAGTCAACCCGTGCTGCGAAAGAACATCATAAAGTTTACGATATGCTTAAACAATCAACGCTCGAGTGGACGATTGTCTGCCCTACTTACCTCCCGGATGGAGAAAAGGTGGGCAGCTACCGCATAGCCCGAGATATTTTGCCTGATGGTGGAGCTAAAATATCCGTACCGGATACAGCTGAATTTACTTATAAACAGGTAGAAGCAAGAGATTATATAAGATCACGTGTAGGAATCGCCTACTAA
- a CDS encoding NUDIX hydrolase: MVQSTQQIYTPPKHFVSAATIVLNDEKEILLIKGPSRGWEMPGGIVEEGESLKEAAVRETKEESGIDIEVLKFCGIFQNVNKSICNTLFLAKPIGGELTTSSESLEVGFYPIEKALEMVTVGNFKQRIEYCLDNSKHPFYIEF, translated from the coding sequence ATGGTACAAAGTACACAACAAATTTACACACCACCAAAACATTTTGTTTCAGCAGCAACTATTGTACTCAATGATGAAAAGGAAATTTTGTTAATTAAGGGACCTAGCAGAGGATGGGAAATGCCAGGTGGAATAGTTGAAGAAGGCGAGTCTTTGAAAGAGGCAGCAGTAAGAGAAACTAAAGAGGAATCTGGTATTGATATTGAAGTTCTAAAATTCTGTGGAATATTTCAGAATGTGAACAAATCAATATGTAATACATTGTTTTTGGCCAAGCCAATCGGAGGAGAATTAACAACTTCATCAGAGAGTCTAGAAGTAGGGTTCTATCCAATTGAGAAAGCATTAGAAATGGTAACAGTGGGAAACTTTAAGCAAAGAATTGAATACTGTCTCGATAATAGCAAGCACCCATTTTATATAGAATTTTAG
- a CDS encoding flavoprotein — protein sequence MDNLFREFLDTYLDAWRSSSLPQLKNFISRDYKAREITNGDIIDFGFEESIQGWEQGFNFAKENSAEWELNEITNIPLRADEILVIISATMSLQGKSLDTAHLFFQTFKKDSYGGWKLIRSYIEAGIPLGNIKRLQLN from the coding sequence ATGGATAATCTATTTAGAGAATTTCTTGATACTTATTTAGATGCTTGGCGTTCTTCCTCTTTACCTCAGTTAAAAAATTTTATATCAAGAGATTATAAAGCCAGAGAGATTACAAATGGAGATATAATTGATTTTGGATTTGAAGAATCGATCCAAGGGTGGGAACAAGGATTCAATTTTGCTAAAGAAAATAGTGCAGAGTGGGAACTCAATGAGATTACTAATATTCCATTGAGAGCTGATGAAATATTAGTAATTATATCTGCAACTATGTCTTTACAAGGGAAGAGTTTAGATACTGCACACTTATTTTTCCAAACTTTTAAAAAAGATTCTTACGGTGGTTGGAAACTAATAAGAAGTTATATTGAAGCGGGAATCCCATTGGGTAATATAAAGAGATTGCAATTGAACTAA